From Thamnophis elegans isolate rThaEle1 chromosome 12, rThaEle1.pri, whole genome shotgun sequence, one genomic window encodes:
- the LOC116516044 gene encoding probable G-protein coupled receptor 34: MDIRSFLDKNLHNGSNLSSNESTCGIQDGFLMETLPAMYSIIAVIGFVSNLLALWVFTFGPLKTNSITVYMKQLAIADLLLALCLPFRAAYQKHNGPPALCKMVGMIFYITMYVSILFLSLISLDRYFKIIKPLQQFRIHTMSFSVAMSVVVWVLCFVTMLCFLLDTNKSGPCEHRCFHFKYRTTSGGVLNMLAVIFFFLLLFFFLYSYGKISLRLHAVSLKKTQQRSKKMSTRIVIKTFVVLVVFFVCFVPYHVVRIPYVLAQMRIISEQNIQALHLANELVLCISTLNCCFDPVIFFFLSSSFKRSLLDTTVRKLKWVSQNNQRVLYVK; this comes from the coding sequence ATGGACATCCGCTCCTTTCTTGACAAGAATCTCCATAATGGATCTAACCTATCTTCTAACGAATCCACGTGTGGAATCCAGGATGGCTTCCTGATGGAGACCCTGCCTGCCATGTACTCCATCATCGCTGTCATCGGTTTCGTTAGCAACCTCCTGGCGCTCTGGGTGTTCACTTTTGGCCCCCTGAAGACCAACTCCATCACGGTCTACATGAAGCAACTCGCCATCGCCGATCTCTTGCTCGCCCTCTGTTTGCCCTTCCGGGCGGCTTACCAGAAACACAACGGTCCTCCAGCTCTCTGCAAGATGGTCGGCATGATCTTCTACATCACCATGTACGTCAGCATTCTGTTCCTCAGCTTGATCAGCCTGGACCGCTACTTCAAAATCATCAAGCCCCTTCAACAGTTCCGAATCCACACCATGTCGTTCAGCGTGGCCATGTCCGTGGTGGTGTGGGTGCTCTGCTTCGTCACAATGCTTTGCTTCCTTTTGGACACTAATAAAAGTGGACCCTGTGAGCACAGGTGCTTCCATTTCAAGTACAGGACCACCAGCGGGGGCGTACTCAATATGTTGGCggtgatttttttcttccttttgctcttctttttcctttattcCTACGGTAAAATCTCGCTCAGGCTCCATGCAGTCTCTCTGAAGAAAACCCAGCAGCGCAGCAAAAAGATGAGCACCAGGATTGTCATAAAGACTTTTGTGGTTTTGGTAGTCTTCTTTGTGTGCTTTGTCCCCTATCATGTGGTTCGAATACCCTACGTCCTTGCCCAAATGAGGATCATTTCTGAACAGAACATCCAGGCCCTCCACCTTGCAAACGAACTGGTCCTTTGCATTTCAACCCTCAACTGTTGTTTTGACcctgtgatttttttctttctgtccagCAGCTTCAAGAGATCCTTGCTGGACACCACTGTCCGAAAGCTGAAGTGGGTTTCTCAAAATAACCAGAGAGTATTGTATGTCAAATAA